In the genome of Streptomyces racemochromogenes, one region contains:
- the glgX gene encoding glycogen debranching protein GlgX, protein MSSAAEQEAVDAAGSDAGRTVEEMDFVRERVQAKVLRAAAHPAPPVWPGSSHPLGARYHTGPAGVEGTNFALWAQGAEAVELCLFDALGAETRCTLSELTHGIWHGFVPGVRPGQRYGFRVHGRWDPWTGARYNPAKLLLDPYARAVDGDFSLPPEVYGHVRDWPQQYIADTVRDDRDSAPYVPKGVVVHDDDDWSDDVRPKTPWADTVIYELHVRGFTMRHPGVPEELRGTYAGLAHPAAVEHLKALGVTAVELLPVHQFAHEDHLLRRGLRNYWGYNSVGYFAPHAGYSASGTAGQQVGEFKRMVKALHAAGIEVILDVVYNHTAEAGELGPTLSLRGIDNRGYYRLQSDQRRYADYTGCGNTLHAGRPHVLRLITDSLRYWVTEMGVDGFRFDLAAALARSMHDVDMLSPFLAVIAQDPVLRRVKLIAEPWDVGSGGYQVGAFPPLWTEWNDRYRDAVRDFWRGALPDVRDLGYRLSGSSDLYAWGGRRPYASVNFVTAHDGFTLRDLVSYERKHNEANGEANRDGTNDNRSWNCGAEGESGDPRIGALRRRQLRNLLTTLLLSTGVPMLVAGDEFGRTQGGNNNAYCQDNETGWVDWSLLSDPQWSGLFALTRRLLSLRRAHPVLRRRAFFSGRAQGADGLRDLAWFTPAGAEMTERDWYAPAAAVGLYLSGRDIPGRDERGRQVTDDSFLALLHAGDRPVEWVLPGAPWAVEYELVLDTARESQEAPPGTRHRGGEPLTVPARSVLLLRVVS, encoded by the coding sequence GTGTCGAGCGCAGCCGAGCAAGAGGCGGTGGATGCCGCCGGCAGTGATGCCGGCCGGACCGTCGAGGAGATGGACTTCGTACGGGAACGGGTCCAGGCGAAGGTGTTACGGGCCGCCGCGCACCCGGCGCCACCCGTGTGGCCGGGCTCCTCGCACCCGCTGGGGGCCCGGTACCACACGGGGCCGGCCGGGGTGGAGGGCACCAACTTCGCGCTCTGGGCGCAGGGCGCGGAGGCGGTGGAGCTGTGCCTGTTCGACGCCCTCGGGGCGGAGACGCGCTGCACCCTGAGCGAGCTGACGCACGGGATCTGGCACGGCTTCGTACCGGGCGTGCGGCCCGGGCAGCGGTACGGCTTCCGGGTGCACGGGCGCTGGGACCCCTGGACGGGTGCCCGGTACAACCCGGCGAAGCTGCTGCTGGACCCGTACGCGCGTGCGGTGGACGGGGACTTCTCGCTGCCTCCGGAGGTGTACGGGCACGTCCGGGACTGGCCGCAGCAGTACATCGCCGACACGGTGCGCGACGACCGGGACTCGGCCCCGTACGTCCCGAAGGGGGTGGTCGTCCATGACGACGACGACTGGTCGGACGACGTCCGGCCGAAGACCCCCTGGGCCGACACGGTGATCTACGAACTGCACGTGCGCGGGTTCACGATGCGCCATCCGGGTGTTCCCGAGGAGCTGCGCGGCACGTACGCGGGCCTGGCCCATCCGGCGGCGGTGGAGCACCTGAAGGCGCTGGGCGTGACGGCGGTGGAGCTGCTGCCGGTGCACCAGTTCGCGCACGAGGACCACCTGCTGCGGCGGGGCCTGCGCAACTACTGGGGGTACAACTCGGTGGGGTACTTCGCCCCGCACGCCGGCTACTCCGCCAGCGGGACGGCGGGGCAGCAGGTCGGCGAGTTCAAGCGGATGGTGAAGGCCCTGCACGCGGCGGGCATCGAGGTCATCCTCGACGTGGTCTACAACCACACGGCGGAGGCCGGGGAGCTGGGACCGACCCTGTCGCTGCGCGGGATCGACAACCGGGGCTACTACCGGCTCCAGTCCGACCAGCGCCGCTACGCCGACTACACGGGCTGCGGGAACACCCTGCACGCCGGGCGCCCGCACGTGCTGCGGCTGATCACGGACTCGCTGCGGTACTGGGTGACCGAGATGGGGGTGGACGGCTTCCGCTTCGACCTGGCCGCGGCGCTGGCCCGCTCCATGCACGACGTGGACATGCTGTCGCCGTTCCTCGCGGTGATCGCCCAGGACCCGGTGCTGCGGCGGGTCAAGCTGATCGCGGAGCCGTGGGACGTGGGCTCGGGCGGCTACCAGGTGGGGGCGTTCCCGCCGCTGTGGACGGAGTGGAACGACCGATACCGGGACGCCGTGCGGGACTTCTGGCGGGGCGCGCTGCCCGACGTACGGGACCTGGGGTACCGGCTGTCGGGCTCCAGCGACCTGTACGCGTGGGGCGGGCGGCGACCGTACGCCTCGGTGAACTTCGTGACCGCGCACGACGGGTTCACCCTGCGCGACCTGGTGTCGTACGAGCGCAAGCACAACGAGGCGAACGGGGAGGCCAACCGGGACGGCACCAACGACAACCGGTCCTGGAACTGCGGGGCCGAGGGCGAGAGCGGGGACCCGCGGATCGGGGCGCTGCGGCGGCGGCAGCTGCGCAACCTGCTGACGACGCTGCTGCTGTCGACGGGCGTGCCGATGCTGGTGGCGGGCGACGAGTTCGGGCGCACGCAGGGCGGCAACAACAACGCGTACTGCCAGGACAACGAGACGGGGTGGGTGGACTGGTCGCTGCTGTCCGACCCGCAGTGGAGCGGCCTGTTCGCGCTGACCCGGCGGCTGCTCTCGCTGCGCCGGGCGCATCCGGTGCTGCGCCGGCGGGCGTTCTTCTCGGGCCGGGCGCAGGGCGCGGACGGGCTGCGGGACCTGGCCTGGTTCACCCCGGCGGGGGCGGAGATGACGGAGCGGGACTGGTACGCGCCGGCCGCCGCGGTGGGCCTGTACCTGTCGGGGCGGGACATCCCGGGCCGGGACGAGCGGGGCCGCCAGGTGACGGACGACAGCTTCCTCGCGCTGCTGCACGCCGGGGACCGGCCGGTGGAGTGGGTGCTGCCGGGCGCGCCGTGGGCGGTGGAGTACGAGCTGGTGCTGGACACGGCGCGGGAGTCCCAGGAGGCTCCGCCGGGGACGCGGCACCGGGGCGGGGAGCCGCTGACGGTGCCCGCCCGGTCGGTGCTGCTGCTGCGGGTGGTGTCCTGA
- a CDS encoding glycosyltransferase: MVSTNYAPEHAGIGPYATQIAEHWASTGHDAHVLAGMPHYPAWSVEPEYKGVLRRTEERAGVTVHRRAHTVPPRQTAVRRALFEGSILLHGAVAPPRMPKPDLVMAQMPSLAGGVTAARLAARWKVPFVPVVQDLMGAAAAQSGISGGDRAAAFAARAEAYALKRATLVGVIHETFVDRVVAMGVDPRKIRLVPNWSHVAKPTKPRGETRHHLGWAPGQTVVLHSGNMGLKQGLEVLVGAARLDPEVRFVLMGDGSQRAALASMAADVPNLDIIPPAADNGFPDVLAAADVLAVTQHAAVLDMSVPSKLTSYFQAGRPVVASVAAQGGTAQEVRRSGAGVLVPPEDPEALLKAVRSLAEDPEGADALGAAGPVHVAAHLSREAGLARIDALIDEALGGKRP, translated from the coding sequence CTGGTTTCCACCAACTACGCCCCGGAGCATGCGGGCATCGGCCCGTACGCCACCCAGATCGCGGAGCACTGGGCGAGTACCGGCCACGACGCGCACGTTCTGGCGGGCATGCCGCACTACCCGGCCTGGTCGGTCGAACCGGAGTACAAGGGGGTGCTGCGGCGCACCGAGGAGCGCGCGGGGGTCACCGTGCACCGGCGCGCCCACACCGTGCCGCCCCGTCAGACCGCCGTTCGGCGCGCCCTGTTCGAAGGATCGATTCTGCTGCACGGTGCCGTGGCCCCGCCCCGGATGCCGAAGCCCGACCTGGTCATGGCGCAGATGCCGAGCCTCGCCGGCGGCGTGACGGCCGCACGGCTGGCGGCCCGCTGGAAGGTGCCGTTCGTACCCGTCGTCCAGGACCTGATGGGCGCCGCCGCCGCGCAGAGCGGCATCAGCGGCGGGGACAGGGCGGCCGCGTTCGCCGCGCGCGCGGAGGCGTACGCCCTCAAGCGGGCCACGCTGGTCGGCGTCATCCACGAGACCTTCGTGGACCGGGTCGTGGCGATGGGCGTGGACCCCCGGAAGATCCGCCTCGTCCCGAACTGGTCGCACGTGGCCAAGCCCACCAAGCCGCGCGGGGAGACCCGCCACCACCTGGGATGGGCGCCCGGCCAGACCGTCGTCCTGCACTCCGGGAACATGGGCCTCAAGCAGGGCCTCGAAGTCCTCGTCGGCGCCGCCCGGCTGGACCCGGAGGTCCGCTTCGTCCTCATGGGCGACGGGAGCCAGCGCGCGGCCCTCGCGAGCATGGCCGCCGACGTCCCGAACCTGGACATCATCCCGCCCGCCGCCGACAACGGGTTCCCGGACGTCCTCGCCGCGGCGGACGTCCTCGCGGTCACGCAGCACGCCGCGGTGCTGGACATGAGCGTGCCGTCCAAGCTGACCTCCTACTTCCAGGCCGGCCGGCCCGTCGTCGCCTCCGTCGCGGCGCAGGGCGGGACCGCGCAGGAGGTACGCCGTTCCGGCGCCGGGGTGCTCGTCCCCCCGGAGGACCCCGAGGCGCTGCTGAAGGCCGTCCGCTCCCTGGCCGAGGACCCCGAGGGCGCGGACGCCCTCGGGGCGGCCGGACCCGTCCACGTGGCGGCCCACCTGAGCCGTGAGGCGGGCCTGGCCCGCATCGACGCACTGATCGACGAAGCACTCGGGGGGAAGCGGCCGTGA
- a CDS encoding CDP-alcohol phosphatidyltransferase family protein, which translates to MARFGTALRELRGAQKSAKGVSLYSRFVNRPVGRYLAAGSYALGLTPNQVTLVSAAFSFAAVAAVALAAPSWGLGIAVWAALAVGFAFDSADGQLARLRGGGSAAGEWLDHVVDAAKLTALHACVLIAFHRFPEAFGTGSQGWLLVPLGFQFAAVVTFFGGLLTEKLKPKAAPGSPAAAPSTLRAVALLPVDYGVFCLVFLLLGGGTLFRWAYAGLGAVAALFLVAFLAKWYRELSAVRR; encoded by the coding sequence ATGGCGAGATTCGGGACCGCGCTCCGGGAACTGCGGGGGGCGCAGAAGTCGGCCAAGGGGGTGTCGCTCTACTCCCGGTTCGTCAACCGGCCGGTCGGCCGGTACCTGGCCGCCGGGTCCTACGCGCTGGGCCTGACGCCCAACCAGGTCACCTTGGTCAGTGCCGCGTTCAGCTTCGCGGCGGTGGCGGCGGTGGCGCTGGCCGCGCCCTCGTGGGGGCTGGGGATCGCCGTCTGGGCGGCGCTCGCGGTCGGCTTCGCCTTCGACTCGGCCGACGGCCAGCTGGCCCGGCTGCGCGGCGGCGGGAGCGCGGCGGGCGAGTGGCTCGACCACGTGGTGGACGCCGCGAAGCTCACCGCGCTGCACGCCTGCGTGCTCATCGCCTTCCACCGCTTCCCCGAGGCGTTCGGGACCGGTTCGCAGGGGTGGCTCCTGGTGCCGCTGGGCTTCCAGTTCGCCGCCGTCGTCACCTTCTTCGGGGGCCTGCTGACCGAGAAGCTCAAGCCGAAGGCCGCCCCGGGCAGTCCGGCCGCGGCCCCCTCGACGCTGCGCGCGGTGGCCCTGCTCCCCGTGGACTACGGGGTGTTCTGCCTCGTCTTCCTGCTGCTGGGCGGCGGGACCTTGTTCCGCTGGGCGTACGCGGGCCTGGGCGCGGTCGCCGCCCTGTTCCTGGTGGCCTTCCTGGCGAAGTGGTACCGCGAGCTCAGCGCCGTTCGGCGGTGA
- a CDS encoding adenylyltransferase/cytidyltransferase family protein yields MTDPVPSERRPYRVGYAPGAYDLFHIGHLNILRHARSRCDYLVAGVVSDEMAELAKGRRPMIPLVERLEIVRSVKYVDAAFVETVPDKVETWKQVRFDVIFKGDDWRGTPKGDRLERDFAAHGVDVVYFPYTVHTSSTQLRRALDALAEPAHPPLPEQFTAERR; encoded by the coding sequence ATGACCGACCCTGTGCCGTCCGAGCGCAGGCCGTACCGCGTGGGCTACGCGCCCGGTGCCTACGACCTGTTCCACATAGGCCACCTCAACATCCTGCGCCACGCCCGCAGCCGGTGCGACTACCTGGTGGCCGGCGTGGTCTCGGACGAGATGGCCGAACTGGCCAAGGGGCGGCGCCCGATGATCCCGCTCGTCGAGCGGCTGGAGATCGTCCGCAGCGTCAAGTACGTCGACGCCGCCTTCGTGGAGACGGTCCCGGACAAGGTGGAGACGTGGAAGCAGGTCCGCTTCGACGTCATCTTCAAGGGCGACGACTGGCGCGGCACCCCCAAGGGGGACAGGTTGGAACGGGACTTCGCCGCCCACGGGGTCGACGTCGTCTACTTCCCGTACACCGTCCACACCTCCAGCACCCAGCTGCGCCGCGCCCTGGACGCCCTGGCCGAGCCGGCGCACCCGCCGCTGCCGGAGCAGTTCACCGCCGAACGGCGCTGA
- a CDS encoding choice-of-anchor A family protein — MSARNWTLGLAVGVVLATGTPTALAAGPGGEPPATARTLRAPLPGGLGPCIPGKEPGEACPSSWPDPNNRDFTGRDQNINVFVGGDMLVRRGAAEAEGKVVVLGDFDMNKTAGVYNVGIAGVGSRVPPPNGSDFLTTGGDVTVATGQTLLADGGVVRYAGTLTGNVTGTRTHDANAADPYTRLRGALTTASTCYAFPAGVPRTATGRAVYSDQETVFTGDGRSPLQVFNVDFDLSGPSGRQQTLRFAGIPENATVLVNVTGESPALRVNNALLPAGLRERLLWNFPNAETATIAGSAQLGGSVLIGPQASVTDVSVIGMNGRFFTAGSVTHTSPTATTGLGAEFHAYPFNGDLPDCAPVPPARGSVSVLKHDENGRALSGAKFELWKETNGVDGLQATGSNPDTKVADCTTGTDGICAREEELGTYHWRETTPPTGYDLPAQPVHTLVLTAENATQGVRWTAVNTRTPVPPDESARVVLRKIDKDTGDPLPGARFELWRESNGTAGLQTGTNPDTLLGDGACVTDERGTCTVELPVGERYYWREVGLPTGYERPRDPVTAFDLDPGETEEYVIVTVPNRKADEDPGGVIKVLKKDAKTKRPLRGAEFELWRETGRAVGLQRTGDDADERVGDECTTGRDGVCAFDGLPDGSYYVVEVDVPDGYVVPRDPVTGPLTLDGRTPGHRIAVTLLNKRVHDGQTCHCKDEPDHGKPDHGKPEQGKPEHGRPDHEGPGHDGPGHGRPDHEGPGWNPGQWPLGGDRKA, encoded by the coding sequence ATGTCAGCAAGGAACTGGACCCTCGGGCTGGCCGTGGGCGTCGTACTCGCCACCGGGACCCCCACGGCCCTCGCGGCGGGCCCCGGTGGCGAGCCGCCGGCCACGGCACGCACGCTGAGGGCCCCGCTGCCGGGCGGCCTGGGGCCGTGCATCCCGGGCAAGGAGCCGGGCGAGGCCTGTCCGTCCTCCTGGCCGGACCCCAACAACCGCGACTTCACCGGCCGGGACCAGAACATCAACGTGTTCGTCGGCGGGGACATGCTGGTGCGGCGGGGCGCCGCCGAGGCCGAGGGCAAGGTCGTCGTCCTCGGCGACTTCGACATGAACAAGACGGCCGGCGTCTACAACGTGGGCATCGCCGGCGTCGGCTCCCGCGTTCCCCCGCCGAACGGATCGGACTTCCTGACCACCGGCGGAGACGTCACCGTGGCCACCGGCCAGACCCTCCTCGCCGACGGCGGCGTCGTCCGCTACGCGGGCACCCTCACCGGCAACGTGACCGGCACCCGCACCCACGACGCCAACGCCGCCGACCCCTACACCCGCCTGCGCGGCGCCCTCACCACCGCCAGCACCTGCTACGCCTTCCCCGCCGGAGTCCCGCGCACGGCCACCGGCCGGGCCGTGTACAGCGACCAGGAAACCGTGTTCACCGGCGACGGCCGCTCACCCCTCCAGGTCTTCAACGTGGACTTCGACCTCTCCGGCCCCTCCGGCCGGCAGCAGACGCTGCGCTTCGCCGGGATCCCGGAGAACGCCACCGTCCTGGTCAACGTCACCGGGGAGAGCCCCGCACTGCGCGTCAACAACGCCCTGCTGCCCGCCGGGCTGCGCGAGCGGCTGCTGTGGAACTTCCCCAACGCGGAGACCGCCACCATCGCCGGCTCGGCGCAGCTCGGCGGCAGCGTCCTGATCGGCCCGCAGGCGTCGGTCACCGACGTCTCCGTGATCGGCATGAACGGCCGCTTCTTCACCGCCGGCAGCGTCACCCACACCAGCCCCACGGCGACCACCGGCCTGGGCGCGGAGTTCCACGCGTACCCCTTCAACGGCGACCTGCCCGACTGCGCGCCCGTACCGCCGGCCCGGGGGTCGGTGTCCGTCCTCAAGCACGACGAGAACGGCCGGGCCCTGTCCGGGGCGAAGTTCGAGCTGTGGAAGGAGACCAACGGCGTCGACGGACTCCAGGCCACCGGCTCGAACCCCGACACCAAGGTCGCCGACTGCACCACGGGCACGGACGGGATCTGCGCGCGCGAGGAGGAACTCGGCACCTACCACTGGCGCGAGACCACCCCGCCCACCGGCTACGACCTCCCCGCGCAGCCCGTCCACACGCTGGTCCTGACGGCCGAGAACGCCACCCAGGGGGTGCGCTGGACGGCCGTGAACACCAGGACCCCCGTGCCGCCGGACGAGAGCGCCCGGGTCGTGCTGCGCAAGATCGACAAGGACACCGGCGACCCGCTGCCGGGCGCCCGCTTCGAGCTGTGGCGCGAGAGCAACGGCACCGCCGGCCTCCAGACCGGGACGAACCCCGACACCCTCCTCGGCGACGGCGCCTGCGTGACCGACGAGCGGGGCACCTGCACGGTCGAGCTGCCGGTCGGCGAGCGCTACTACTGGCGGGAGGTCGGCCTGCCGACGGGCTACGAACGGCCCCGCGACCCCGTCACCGCCTTCGACCTGGACCCGGGCGAGACCGAGGAGTACGTCATCGTCACCGTCCCGAACAGGAAGGCGGACGAGGACCCGGGCGGCGTCATCAAGGTGCTGAAGAAGGACGCCAAGACGAAGCGGCCGCTGCGCGGCGCGGAGTTCGAGCTCTGGCGGGAGACCGGCAGGGCCGTGGGCCTTCAGCGCACCGGGGACGACGCGGACGAGCGGGTCGGGGACGAGTGCACCACCGGCCGGGACGGAGTCTGCGCCTTCGACGGGCTGCCGGACGGCTCGTACTACGTGGTCGAGGTGGACGTCCCCGACGGCTACGTGGTGCCGCGCGACCCGGTGACGGGCCCGCTGACCCTGGACGGGCGCACACCCGGCCACCGGATCGCCGTCACCCTCCTCAACAAGCGCGTGCACGACGGCCAGACCTGCCACTGCAAGGACGAGCCCGACCACGGCAAGCCGGACCACGGCAAGCCCGAGCAGGGGAAGCCGGAGCACGGCCGTCCCGACCACGAGGGCCCCGGCCACGACGGACCCGGCCACGGGCGTCCCGACCACGAGGGCCCCGGCTGGAACCCGGGCCAGTGGCCGCTGGGCGGTGACCGCAAGGCCTGA
- a CDS encoding L,D-transpeptidase, whose amino-acid sequence MTRRAGAGLAAVAAWAGLLGGLAGCTEDGGSPVEIQLPGKPRSPDEAIRVTPDDNAKGVPAEGPLRVNVPEGRLERVRVTKVEDAQEEEVPGEIAADGLSWSPDPDAGRLALAAKYTVDAVALDGHNRRQARHTTFTTYVPEERFIGYFKPENRSTVGTGMIVSFNFNRSIKQRADVERAITVTADPAVEVVGHWFGSDRLDFRPKTYWKAGTEVTVKMKLRDIEGAPGSYGIQDKTIRFTVGRSQVSTVDAEAHTMEVRRDGQLLSTIPISAGAPKNTTYNGKMVVMEMFDVTRMNGATVGFTSDDGKGEYDIPDVPHAMRLTASGTFLHGNYWASPDTFGSTNTSHGCVGLRDDKGGGSDTPAGWFFDRTLVGDVVEVVNSQDKTVAPNNGLGGWNMSWADWVAGSAIG is encoded by the coding sequence CTGACGAGGCGGGCAGGGGCGGGGTTGGCCGCCGTGGCGGCGTGGGCGGGCCTGCTGGGCGGTCTGGCCGGCTGCACCGAGGACGGCGGATCCCCCGTCGAGATCCAGCTGCCCGGAAAACCCCGCTCCCCGGACGAGGCCATCCGGGTCACCCCCGACGACAACGCCAAGGGCGTACCGGCCGAGGGCCCGCTGCGGGTGAACGTCCCCGAGGGCCGCCTCGAACGGGTCAGGGTCACCAAGGTCGAGGACGCCCAGGAGGAGGAGGTCCCGGGCGAGATCGCCGCCGACGGCCTCAGCTGGAGCCCGGACCCCGACGCCGGACGGCTCGCGCTCGCCGCCAAGTACACCGTCGACGCGGTCGCCCTCGACGGGCACAACCGCCGCCAGGCCCGGCACACCACCTTCACCACCTACGTCCCCGAGGAGCGGTTCATCGGCTACTTCAAGCCCGAGAACCGCTCCACCGTCGGCACCGGCATGATCGTCTCCTTCAACTTCAACCGGTCGATCAAGCAGCGCGCCGACGTGGAGCGGGCCATCACCGTCACCGCCGACCCGGCCGTGGAGGTCGTCGGCCACTGGTTCGGCTCCGACCGCCTCGACTTCCGGCCCAAGACCTACTGGAAGGCCGGCACCGAGGTCACCGTGAAGATGAAGCTCCGCGACATCGAGGGCGCACCCGGCTCGTACGGCATCCAGGACAAGACCATCCGCTTCACCGTCGGCCGCTCGCAGGTCTCCACCGTCGACGCGGAGGCGCACACCATGGAGGTCCGCCGGGACGGGCAGCTGCTGTCCACCATCCCCATCAGCGCCGGAGCGCCGAAGAACACCACCTACAACGGCAAGATGGTGGTGATGGAGATGTTCGACGTGACCCGGATGAACGGCGCCACCGTCGGCTTCACCAGCGACGACGGCAAGGGCGAGTACGACATCCCGGACGTCCCGCACGCCATGCGGCTCACCGCCTCCGGCACCTTCCTGCACGGAAACTACTGGGCCAGCCCCGACACCTTCGGCTCCACCAACACCAGCCACGGCTGCGTGGGCCTGCGCGACGACAAGGGCGGCGGCTCGGACACCCCGGCGGGCTGGTTCTTCGACCGGACGCTGGTCGGGGACGTGGTGGAGGTCGTGAACTCGCAGGACAAGACCGTCGCCCCCAACAACGGACTGGGCGGCTGGAACATGTCCTGGGCCGACTGGGTGGCGGGCTCCGCCATCGGCTGA
- a CDS encoding lipopolysaccharide biosynthesis protein, producing the protein MTETNRPATTPAEDEPDLLRDQFKQLLRYRRLLGAGLAVGLLGGVYLGISTADTYVSVADVVLRAPADDPFNPSLAPDKAINIGSERQVALSRSIAEQAAKTLGVAAEDVPAFRGGLQVTNPPQTMVLRFTYTAASPKEAAKRANGMAAAYLLKRQEALDATRNTMVKGYEAQRDPVARQLDEVARQINSMPAGTARDASLSSRTDLQNKVNTLNGNIAKLQALDMTPGRVTTAAAPPAAPDGPGLPMSLALGAAVGLALGLLAAWVRLVFDPAPRSEGDVARSLRAPVLGYLPRDRTGGGPLLAAGEADPRLAEEYRSVAFRLAYDARFADRRRLLVVAPRGSSETAAAVAVNLAASFAETGKDVLLIEADLRTPVLASQLPTETGDRPRWSSLAGGSASAETEWPDGRRVVVDAAESGDFDLIPGDRVRNVARALTSRRTGQLIAEADTPNSTVVVLAPPVLSYADALALVDRVDGVLVVCDPRAVHRSDLSRIRELISGAGGTVLGAVLHAPLPSGKRGAERGAKDVAEGGAEGGAGGAASGDGEAAPGDGGDTVALRTVRTGQR; encoded by the coding sequence GTGACCGAGACGAACCGCCCGGCGACGACCCCCGCCGAGGACGAACCCGATCTCCTACGGGACCAGTTCAAGCAGCTCCTGCGCTACCGCCGGCTCCTCGGCGCGGGCCTGGCCGTCGGCCTGCTGGGCGGCGTCTACCTCGGAATCTCCACGGCGGACACCTACGTGTCCGTCGCGGACGTGGTGCTGCGCGCGCCCGCCGACGACCCGTTCAACCCGAGCCTGGCCCCCGACAAGGCCATCAACATCGGCTCGGAGCGGCAGGTCGCGCTCTCCCGCTCCATAGCGGAGCAGGCCGCGAAGACCCTCGGTGTGGCGGCCGAGGACGTCCCGGCGTTCCGCGGCGGCCTCCAGGTGACCAACCCGCCGCAGACGATGGTGCTGCGCTTCACCTACACCGCCGCCTCCCCCAAGGAGGCCGCCAAGCGGGCCAACGGCATGGCGGCCGCCTACCTGCTCAAGCGGCAGGAGGCCCTCGACGCCACCCGCAACACGATGGTCAAGGGGTACGAGGCCCAGCGCGACCCGGTCGCCAGGCAGCTCGACGAGGTGGCCCGGCAGATCAACAGCATGCCGGCGGGCACCGCCCGGGACGCCTCCCTCTCCTCGCGGACCGACCTCCAGAACAAGGTCAACACCCTCAACGGCAACATCGCCAAGCTCCAGGCCCTGGACATGACCCCCGGCCGGGTCACCACCGCCGCCGCCCCGCCCGCCGCCCCCGACGGGCCCGGCCTGCCCATGTCCCTCGCGCTCGGCGCGGCCGTCGGCCTGGCGCTCGGCCTGCTCGCCGCCTGGGTCCGGCTGGTCTTCGACCCGGCGCCGCGCTCCGAGGGCGACGTGGCCCGGTCCCTGCGCGCACCCGTACTCGGCTACCTGCCCCGCGACCGGACCGGCGGCGGCCCGCTCCTCGCGGCCGGGGAGGCCGATCCGCGGCTCGCCGAGGAGTACCGCTCGGTGGCGTTCCGCCTCGCCTACGACGCCCGGTTCGCCGACCGGCGCCGGCTGCTGGTGGTCGCCCCGCGCGGCAGCAGCGAGACGGCCGCCGCCGTGGCCGTGAACCTGGCCGCCTCCTTCGCCGAGACCGGCAAGGACGTCCTGCTCATCGAGGCCGACCTGCGCACCCCGGTCCTGGCCAGCCAGCTGCCCACCGAGACCGGCGACCGGCCGCGCTGGAGCAGCCTTGCGGGCGGCTCCGCGAGCGCCGAGACCGAGTGGCCCGACGGGCGCCGGGTCGTCGTGGACGCCGCCGAGTCCGGCGACTTCGACCTGATCCCCGGCGACCGCGTGCGCAACGTGGCGAGGGCCCTGACCTCCCGGCGCACCGGCCAGCTGATCGCCGAGGCCGACACCCCCAACTCCACCGTCGTGGTGCTCGCGCCGCCCGTGCTCTCGTACGCCGACGCGCTCGCCCTGGTCGACCGCGTCGACGGCGTCCTCGTGGTCTGCGACCCGCGGGCCGTGCACCGCAGCGACCTGTCCCGGATCCGCGAGCTGATCAGCGGCGCCGGCGGGACCGTGCTGGGCGCGGTGCTGCACGCCCCCCTGCCCTCCGGGAAGCGCGGGGCCGAGCGGGGGGCCAAGGACGTGGCCGAGGGCGGGGCCGAGGGCGGGGCCGGGGGCGCCGCCTCCGGGGACGGGGAGGCCGCCCCGGGCGACGGCGGCGACACCGTGGCGCTGCGCACCGTCCGCACGGGCCAGAGGTGA